Below is a genomic region from Patagioenas fasciata isolate bPatFas1 chromosome 5, bPatFas1.hap1, whole genome shotgun sequence.
TCTcttattaaaataaagaaaatcccAATTCAGTATAATCATAATTACTGTGTCGTCAAGAGCATAAACTTTCATTCCAAAGACACTTTGGAATTGGAGTTCTCTATGTCAAGGAGTAACCATCTGTTAGAATGGGTTTCTGTGTTTTGTGGAACCATTACCTTCAGTCTTCCATGCGGTATTTTCAGTGTTCCTGGGAGACAAGGAGACACATCTGTCATGCCAACATCTGTCCCGCCAACATCTGTCCTGCGGTACGTGCGGGTACGAGCTCATCCATCCCCTCCGCGTGTTGAGTGCGTGTATGTGCCTGTTTAACATCTCGCCCAGTTTGTAGactgagcttagagatctgcagAAAAGATAATTAATCCTATTATTTCATCCAATTTAAAATTTACTTCTGAGATAATCTTAGGAAATGTGACCCCGTGTTATTTCCTTTCAAATGAGTGTTACTTTTTATTCGCAGCTATTATAAGATTAACAGTAGAAGTTAGCTCTGAAAAAAGTCTTTACAATAATTGATGGAGATTAATTTTCCTATTTAAGTCCAGACATTTACAAGAACGATcacttaaataaaaatagaatataaagCCTATGTTTAAAACATGGCCTTTATTAATGCTGTCTAGTGAGCTCCATATTTATCTTACATTGAAATAGCTCTGCTTCGcttaagaaaagacagaaaaagtgcATTTACAAGAgtactttttctttaattttctgcGAAAATGGAAGGAATTGGAATCACAAGTTGACAAATGTAAAATGAAACTCCAAGAAACATCGATTTCAGTAATGCTAATGCCATCACTAGTGTTTCGTTCTTTCTGCCGTGTGAACCAGAATATCCTGATATACAGTCTAGAGCATCTATGTTATTACTCTACAGCatattaaacacagaaaaagggGTGAAGAGCCCCCCCTCAATGTACAAACATGAATAAAAAAATCgataaaaaaatcacttttataCATAATGTATATGCAAACTGCTTTAAATACATGGTTTTGGAAGAGTTATTTACAAAGCGCCCGTGGGACAATCCACAGACCGAGCATACACAGTTGCTTTACTTTATTGTTGCATCTCAACTCCGGGAGATATAAATTCATTCGGCAGTACAGCAAACGGTAAGAACTCGCGACAAAAGTATCTTAAGGGCAACCCAAAGAAATTCTGTTCCTCAAAACAATGTAAGTACTAGGACTGCCAAAGTTTCCAAATAAAGTCATCGTTGAATCCAGATGCCCGCTGACAGATGTAGGTTGCGGAGGATACGTAGACAGACCCATGGAAACACGGGCACGGCTACTGGGTAAAACCTCCGTGAGAGCCGTAACTGAGAAGCAGATTTTGTCGAAAAAGTGAACTAACCTAgcgtttattgttttgttttgtttttttttttttttttccaattttattaatattttaaaaaatacataaaaatacaacATCCAATGtctgaataaatatatttaacaagTCGCAAGATACCTTATTTTACACAAAAATTTCAGCTTTAGAAATCTTGTTAAATAAGTTCATCGTTGTTATATATTTCATTTTTCGTCTTTTTGTAACAAAATAAAAACTCTGAAATTACatagaaaaaagacaaaatatttttgtcaagGGATAAGATAGTCCACTGAAAACCTATTCACAATTccactgtaaacattaataaacattaaaataGTTGCATAATCGTGTGCTCAAAAATCCTATAAAAAGTGGAAGACTTCTTACAACTGTAGTTTTCAGTCAACTACACTTCCTTTCACAATTTATTTTGTCCCATTTACACCTTTAGAACTGGGCACATCGCTGAACACGTACTTTGGCAGTTCTGTATGGCAAGTGCTTCCACAGAGAGGAACTCGTCACCGAGAGCCGACGAGCAGCTCGGTGAAAGTGCAGCAGGTACTCGATTCTTTCTGATAACGCTCGATGTCTGCTCGGCGCACTTTCCTTTCCTAAGATCTCCCTAGAACACCTGAACGCTTCATTGGACATTGCAAATTTGATAAGTGCCCTTTCTCTgcatttataataataataataaaaaataataaaacaaaaacgaACACAATGACAAGCATGTCACATTGTGCCTACAAACCTTCAGTTACCAATGAGCTTAATTTCTCCGAACGGTAAATTAAACGAAGGGAGAGGGCGGGAGGGGAGAACAGGTACAGTCCAGCAGTGGAAGTGTGTACAGAATATACTTGGCAATGTCAAACCAGTTGAGTGCTTTCTGTGGCTGAATTTCAGGATTTATGTCCATGGCAGCAAGTTGCTGGCAAGGCAGAGAAATGGGTATCACCTGCATTCGACAGCGAGCACGTTTTGCGGAGGAGAAGACGACGATGGGCTCATTCCAGTGTCCGATGAAGCAGATGACATGGACGCTCCTGTATGTGACACTGAATATATAGAACAGATCAGCATCAGATTATCAAAGGATGTGTCAGAACGAaggtttgtttgttagttatcAGTTTGTTTAAAAGACCTCAGAGACATGGCACAGTGACGGAAAACCGATACATGCTTTTTGTCAACCACTATCACTGCTATATCCATGTATTTATATGTTATATTTAATATAATTCAGATAAACTGGATGAGTGACCTTACCCTGTCTGCAACACAGACCCATTGAAAAGACAATTCAGATGAGTCCTTGTGCTGACTGAAAACTCAGACCCAGCTTGCACTACAAAGTCCAAGCTTCTAATACACAGTTATTAAACAGCCAgttttttacagaatcacagaatgtcaggggttggaagggacctggaaagctcattcagtgcaatccccctgccggagcaggaacacccagctgaggttccacaggaaggtgtccaggcgggtttgaatggctgcagagaaggagactccacaacctccctgggcagcctgggccaggctctggcacccttactgagaagaagtttcttctcaaatttaagtggaacctcttgtgttccagtttgaacccactgccccttgtcctatcattgcttgtcaccaagaagagcctggctccatccctgtgacactcaccctttatatatctctcaacattagtaaggtcacccctcagcctcctcttttccaagctccagagccccagctccctcagcctttcctcacacgggagatgctcctctcccttcagcatcttggtggctgcgctggaccctctccagcagttccctgtccttctggaactgagggcccacaactggacacaagattccaggtgtggtctccccagggcagagcagaggggcaggagaacctctctgaccgactgaccacccccttctaacccaccccaggtaccatttgccttcctggccacaagggcccagtgctggctcatggtcaccctgctgtccaccacgaccctttcccctacactgctctccaacaggtcattccccaacttgtactggaacctggtgttcctacccagatgcaagactctacatttgcccttgttatatttcattaaatttttccccgcccaactctccagcctgtccaggtctcgctggatggcagcacagccttgttAGGTTCAAGTTCTGAAAAGCCACAAATATTCCTTCTAAATATCTAtatatagaatcatttcagtcagaagggaccctcagaatcagagtccaaccacaacctaacctaactctagcactaaaccatatcccatAAATGGGATAAACAGGTGCTAACACTTATTTTTCCAAAAAACTGTCAATTAAACTCAAGTTGCTTTGAGTTGCGTATTTTCAAGAACATTAACTTATCATGGGAAGCATAAAGAAAATCTGAAAGTTaccttctctgtctttcttttttaatcGTTTTCTTCTCCTGTCTATGGTTGCTACTTCTGACTTCAAGGACATGTAGTATTTTCTTATCTCCTGTAGCTTTTCTTGTAAGAAGGAAATCCTTTCAGTGCTGGTCATATTGTCTAGTTCATCTTAAAAGTGGGAAGAAAAAAGGGCTTAATCAAGGTGATTTTAAACAAATTAATGCAATTCTTAAGAGTACACAAGATGCAGCATGAAAGATAACACATGTCCATAACTACGCCATAAAAGGCTGGTATTTAATTTAGAATCGCCAAATTTGCACATTGTTCTTTCAGGACAAATTTTCTTGTCAATTCCCTCTAATCAAGCCACTTAAAGAATTCTTACTGAGCTGAAAACTCCATTTGTATACTCGAGGCGAGGCGTTCTGGTGGTGGTGCTTCTCTCTGTGTTTGTCCTTCTCGCCGTCTTTGATGTGAGGTGAAATCACTCTCGCAGGAGACCGAGAAATCTTCTGGGGTTTGGATGCGTTGATGTGTTTGACAGGGGTACATTTACTGGAACTGTCCAGGACTGGAAGGTCCTCACTGTCACTACTTTGTCCTGCAGCAagagaaatcattaaaaaatgaGAATGCTTAAAAAAACGACCAACCTTGACATGTTAAAAATTGTTAATAGTCAGAAAAAATGATTGAGAAACAACCGCTCCTTCTTCCTCAGAAGATTCAGAATGCAAAGAAAAACCGTATCAGATTTGATGTATAAACCTTATCAGACACAACAGGCACTGAACTCTCAATTGTACTGATCGTTCATGCAGGAGAAGCCAAGGCCTGACTAGGCCTTTAGTTAAAAAGCAATAGtcatttttttattagaagcAATAAAGAAGCTTATTAAAATCTCAGAGCATTGATTAACTATCTCACATCACACATTTTTGCATTCTAATATAAAGCATGCACTAGAATCCCTTTTTGAAAGATTAAAACGGTATTAATATAATATATATCAACATATCAATATACCAATATACCAGAATACCAATATAGCAGTATACCAATATTAATATATTAGTatcaatatattaatatatattcgTATATATtagtatatattaatatatattagtataatatatattaatataagtAGGTAGCACTTGATTGTGTGTAGTTACCAAACTACTTTACACATACAACATATAACTAAAGGAACAGGCCTGACACATGACGAAAAAGGCATAAAAGCTTTAACACGTAGTTTAAGCTGATACATACAAGTATTTTACATTCCCATATGTCTGAATATTGCATGTCAGATCATCCACGTTTTAGTTTGGTATTTAAAAATCGTAACAATGCTGCCACAGGGCCTAAATATATCGACTCATTCAATACAATGATCACCAAATACAAGCTATGGAAACACAAAAATCCAGATTTCGATAGCAAGTTAAAAAAGTCACATACTTGAGATAAAACCACACACAATTCCTTTGGCTGAAAAGTCATTATTTAGCATCaagcatttttttctgtatgtcaTAAATGTACTTTTTCCCATGAGAAACACCTATTGTAAGACTTGAAAGGAGATGTTTCTATTCAGAACAAGCTCCCCTCTCCCAAATTCATAACCAACCCAATATATAAAAATCAGCATCATGACAGATATTTAGTAACTGCTAATATACACAATTATTGAAAGGTTTTTTTAACTAAGTAATTTAAAATAGCCAAGAgatttcccagtaatcctgctaCCATGCAGCTGGTAAGTGCCCTCTGGTCAACACCAAATCATCGtgataaataataatgaaaaatcatGAAGAGGAAATCGCATCCGAGAAAAATAAAGGGTGTGAGAACAGCGAGCCCTTATACACATTTATAGGACAGaaccttccccctctcccctctccggGAATGTACCTGTTCCATTCTTCTCATTTTTGGCTGCAGCACTTGTTCGCTTTGGAGTACGCTTTTGTTTTTTTGCCAGTGTTCCACTATTGCTATCACTGGGTCTTTTTTGACCTaaatgacaaagaaaaagaagacacCTCAAATATTTCTGCTGCTAACAAGTTTTTCTTCTTAATAAGTGACacgtgtccagaagaggctacgaagttggtgaagggtttggaggggaagccgtataaggagcagctgaagtcactgggtttgttcagcctggaaaagaggagactaagaggagacctcatggcggttacagcttcctcacaaggggaggagctgGGGCAGGCGCCGAACTCTTCTCtgtagtgaccagtgacagaactcaagggaatggcagaagatgtgccagggaaggtttaggttgaacatgaggaaaaggttcttcacccagagggtgctggacactggaacaggctccccagggaggtgtcacagccccaagcctgacagcgttcaagaagagactggacaacaccctcagacacacggtgtgacctgtggggttgtcctgtgcagggacaggagttggactcgatgatccctgtgtgtcccttccaactcaggacattctatggttctatgacaaAGGAATTTAAAATCAGATGACAAAAGAAACCAGCACTTTTTAGCAGAGTAACACCAGACTTTAGGTGGCTTTAGAAATTGTGACAGCACAGCATGACTGTTCCCCAAAACACTCACCTTTCTCCCCTATCTCTCTCTCTTGCACGGCTATGCTACAATTGCTCGACGTCGTACTGGCCTCAAATCCATTGGCAGACTCGCTTTCGCAGAGACCTTCTTGAGACTCTTCGGCCACGCTGTCCACTTCAATAGTCAGGTCGCTCTCGCTCTTGATACTTCGCGATTCATCCTGGCTGAGAGTAAGAGGCGAGGCCACGGAAAAGCTTGACGGGACGGCGGGGGGTAAGGCGGACGGATTTGAATTTGAAGCACTAAGGTCGGGCTTTTCTGATATTGTGTCTTCATTACTGCTCTTCTCCTTTTCATCCAAGTCATCCAGGTCTACTTCATGGCAGAGCAAAGTTTCAGGGCCGATCTGCGGCATCGCGTCATCTTCATCTTTTAAGGGAACGTTCTCATGTTCCTCAGACGGACGTTCGAAGGTCTCGTTCCTCAGCTCTTGACCGTGCTGCACTGATTCTGCCACCAAGGACGGCATTTCCTCGTGTTCAGTTCTGATGGGCTGCTCGGCGCTCAGCCCTCGACATTCCTCTGCTCCGGTACATTCACTGGTCCTCTCCTCAGCTACAATATTTGGCACTTCCATCTCACTCTCTCGGCGATTTCTCTTCTCAGGTGATGCCTGTTCCAAAGTTTTCCTTTTCAAAAGCTTCTTATCTTTTGTAGAAGGTTCTGTTTCGCTTTCAGTAGTGCTGGAAATTTCTTTACAGTCCAAGGAAGACATGTCTATTCTTTCAGGTTCTGTAAGAGATTCATTGGCCACTTCTTCTTGGCTTCCTGGTGAGATCTTTGCATTCTCTAAAGAGGGATCTTTTGTCTTGCTCCTCCTCCCTTTTCCTTTAGGTgatttttcagcttctcttctgatttcttctattttttccgTTTTATTTCCAAAAAGCTGAACAATTTGTTCATTGTCTTCAACTTCCAGTTTCAGTGTTTCTAACGGCTGTACTTGCGTCCTGTCGTTTTCTTTCAATGCGTGAGGaatctttgggttttcttcatcTAGCTTCTCATCATGTAATTTTTCGCTTTTTTCCAGTTCTGAACTTTCTGGAGAAAACTCTTCATTCAAATTCTTTTCAGATGACTCATCTGCTTCGCTGTCAGATGAGCCGGAGTCTGCAAAAAATTGtcaagaaaagaaggaaatagcACCGTAAATGACCAATTAcaacacaatttcttttttcaagCACACAACAACTTCTTTTTCGGTCATCTACGGTATCAACATCAGTTTACAATAACCAATGTCATACTTTAATGCTGTGTTATTCACCACGCTTATTACTGTTCTTCCATTTACTCAAATTGTCTATGAAACGACAAGAGTCGCAGCGCtatcagagttcaaggagcatctggacaaTGCTCAGTCAGACGATTGAGTCCGTGTgttagtcctgtgaggagcagggagttgaacgtggtgatccttatgggtccctttcaccttgagatattctatgaatCTATCATTCTACTACTACTACAAATGAGCTGATATAAAGGAATTACATAGTTTTACAGATTCCCCTGAAGTGGTCTCTACCTGTGGATATTGCCTCCCCCACCTGATATTACAAAAATACAAACCCAAAATTCTTCCCTTCCATGCACTcccaaacaggaaagaaaaagagatcaaacaaacaaacaaaaccaccaaaaaaaccccaaaccacaaagccaaaaccaaaaccccaaacctttccACACCACAATATGGACATTTCATTGCTGAACTATCATACAAATCACACATTATATACAGAGCAACCATTATCACGTTACCAGAAGCTTATTCAGGGACCTGTACTATAAGGAGACAATGATTTCACTTCAGTTGTCCACAGAGGCTTGGAAATACCAAAAATATTGCTGCCATTCATCTATAATTAACAACTCTGCTGGATGATGTAGTTCTGAGGTTGAGGACTTAATTACCCCAACAAAGACTATCATTATACCACTAGATTTGGTCTGTTCAAGATTAGGACTGAAAAGCTCTGACTAAAGGATCTGGAATGAACTACGCAGTCATTTCCACGCCATAGCTGTTCTGTGAGCAAACTGTGCTGCTCAGCACTGTCACCTCAATCCCTTCCTCAATAAGATCCAcagggaggaaataaaaaaaggaaaacaaacaaacagaaaaatcaaacctCTTTTCAAAAAGGTACTGAAAAAAACCTCCAAAGCATACACAGGACTCACCGTTTGATCCTCTATCAGAATCAAACATTCCTGAGCTACGTCTCGTCTGCCTGCGAGGTGTTGCTAAAACCAAAATCGAAAGCATTAATTTGTTTGTAGAGTAAAAATCTGtgccaaaaatgtattttcttatatCGCTTGCACACTGACGGGTTACGAAGGGCTttaatgctgctgctgccagcactgcgGTCGCTGCGATTGTCACACGAACGCGCTGCGTCCCGTCAGCGTTTACATGCACGGCCACGCCAGAACGCGAGTGCACCAGATGTACCTTCTGTTCCGTTTGGTAACGGTGAGGAATCTGACAAGTTGATCCGTGCACTCCTGGCTCCTGATTTACCTTCGCTATTTGGCGTTTTGGATAAACCGCAAGAGGTGTTTGATGGAAGAGTGGATTTCAGAGGCGGTCGCCCACGCTTGGatttttgtttctcctcatccttCTTCTCATCCTTTTCACTGTCGTCTTTATTCTGATGGGAAAACAATGAATTTTTATTaagaagtctcactgctgatcaTCAAATCTTCTTCTCATGTTGCTCTACGCTTCTATTAAAAAACTAGACTGTGGACTGAATAACTTTTTATGATATTAAGTACTATAGTACAAGGAACTTATTGTAATAACcattacttttgtttttttcttctgttttctctttggtCCTCCTTTGTCCACAGGCCAGATAATCCGATCGGCTTTCACCCATTCATCATATCTGAAAGCGAGTAACAACACAGGGGAATcactacatataaaaaagtagTTTGCAATATGAGGATTAAAAGACTGagttacagaaaatatttattaaacagaGGTAGGAAAGCAgagcatatatttataaacacatgCTGTATCTGGCATTAGGAAGATTAATTACATTTCTAGCCCATAAAAAACCCCATGAGATGGGGGAATGGAGGTGCAAAGTTCCCCGTCTCTTGCTGGCAAAGCACTGGAACTTGGGGGCTCAATCAGCTGGAACGTCTGTCGATTCTTTCATATCGTGCACAAAATGTACTTTTGTTTTAAAGGTTAAATTTTTAAGTTATAGCAACAAAGAGGATGAGATTCTGAATAGCACAAATACACTACTAGTGCTCTTCAAAATCTCCTCTGTTATTCATAAGGGAAAAGGATCCATGTAAGTATTTGGGGGATACCCCCTCACACATAAACTTTTATCTTGCCACATAAAATTTGCTTAGTTTACTCTGGAATGTATGGATTTGGAACATCTCATGCTACATACCAGAAGTGTTCTATATTCAAAAATGATCAATTTTATGATATTTTGGTCTACATAATCCCCATGCTcttcaaaacaacaaccaaaacaaaacatttatcgAGCGGTACTGAACATTAAGCATGGCTGCCAAGAGAAGCATTTGATGATTATTTTATCCTATAGTTGTTTGCTGCCCAGCCCTCTCTATAAGTAACAACCCTCTTTACAGTCAACATTCAATACAGGAATAAACTTTGTTCCCAAAATCTCAGTGCTTGACACACTTAACTGTAGATGTTCTCCCCATCATCATTGGCTTCCTTAAATAAAAAGTCTGATAGTGCTACTGCCAGCTGACGCCATAAATTCTGGGGATACTCGTGTGAGGAGCGAGGATTACTCACTTCAAACCAGATGGAAACTCAGAAACATGTGAGTATATTCTGAGATTTCAATGCAACAGTATCATACCATAAGCAAAATTACTGACACTGAGAAGTCTAATACAGTCAGACCCCGTTATCATGTCAATAATTCAGAGTGGGGTCAGGTCACTGATcaacttttttcttaaaaacaacacTTCTTTTGCAAAAAAATCCTTTTGGAAAACACAGAAACGAAAGGCAATTTGTCATCCTCACCTTACATTCCAACCGTAGTAATGAACTAAATATAAAACTTCTCCATCATCAATTTCTGTGCTTTTAATACTGGCTTCATAAATTTTTTGAGTCTTTCCACGTCCATATTTTACTTTCACTTTGGTTCCGGTCAGGCAGGGTTCTGCGTCTTCCTCATCCTCTTCACCTTCTGATTCTCCTTTGTTCTCCATTTCCTCCCTGCAGTAAAGCGTATTTAAAATGCCCACTAATTAGTGATAATCAACGTTTTAACATTTAACTAGCGTAGCCAAGCTACTACAAAAGAAATGGACCACAAGAAAAGAATTGtttcattttctgcatcctgtgctgacTCTGAAGCTTGGACACAGCTCTTAAAATCAAGAACAATATCCAGAaaaatatccagaaaaaaaaaaaatagatggtaTTTTAAACACAATTTATTAGGTGTACAACTACCTCAAAGCTCAcaggtttattttggttttgcttttaatgaGTATTTTGATAGTAGTAAAAGAGGAATAAGTTAACTTGGCATTTGGTTCCTAAAAAGGACAGGAAGAACTACAGTTTGTAGGAATCTTTCTTCTACAGTTCACTTAATAGGCTGCAGTTTACTAACAGCACAGTGATCACAGTGATCCTCTCATGGATGCAAACACCATTcaattgaagagaaaaaaagcacGTTGATTACAACAGTGTTTAACCAAGATTAAAAGTGTCTACACAGCTCTCATGAGTTATATCTACCTCTTATTATAGCTACACCTAATATTTAATTATTCTCCTTAAACATATTTTCAACAGTTACAATCTAACCTATTTTTACCGATGCTTCTCTCCCTATTTTATGGTGAGTTTAGCCTAACATAAAAGTTAA
It encodes:
- the ARID4A gene encoding AT-rich interactive domain-containing protein 4A isoform X4; this encodes MKAADEPAYLTVGTDVSAKYRGAFCEAKIKTVKRLVKVKVVLKGDNSTQLVQDDQVKGPLRVGAMVETKMPDGSFQEAVISKLTDASWYTVVFDDGDERTLRRTSLCLKGERHFAESETLDQLPLTNPEHFGTPVIGKKSNRGRRSSLPVTEDEKEEESSEEEDEDKRRLNDELLGKVVSVTCNSEKADWYPALVVSPSCNDDVTVKKDQCLVRSFADSKFYSVARKDIKELDVQNLPKSESSPKKGLQEASTFLSTKGVPRNWKMDISEILESSSSDEEDGAAAETDEEEEKREEKTEEVAPEEELDPEERDNFLQQLYKFMEDRGTPINKPPVLGYKDLNLFKLFRLVFQQGGCDNIESGAVWKQIYMDLGIPILNSAASYNVKTAYRKYLYGFEEYCRSANIQFRTIHHNEPKVVEDVQKHMEPMEESVKEEQKMPPTEVKKETEENYSSSESEKEEVELRSPRGRRRLARDTTPAKKDGDEDKTQDKLKDSNKENKEIEETPENTEKKENETPLGRKSTPKQKEKKLKKQEDSDKESDEEEERQREREEMENKGESEGEEDEEDAEPCLTGTKVKVKYGRGKTQKIYEASIKSTEIDDGEVLYLVHYYGWNVRYDEWVKADRIIWPVDKGGPKRKQKKKTKNKDDSEKDEKKDEEKQKSKRGRPPLKSTLPSNTSCGLSKTPNSEDSGSSDSEADESSEKNLNEEFSPESSELEKSEKLHDEKLDEENPKIPHALKENDRTQVQPLETLKLEVEDNEQIVQLFGNKTEKIEEIRREAEKSPKGKGRRSKTKDPSLENAKISPGSQEEVANESLTEPERIDMSSLDCKEISSTTESETEPSTKDKKLLKRKTLEQASPEKRNRRESEMEVPNIVAEERTSECTGAEECRGLSAEQPIRTEHEEMPSLVAESVQHGQELRNETFERPSEEHENVPLKDEDDAMPQIGPETLLCHEVDLDDLDEKEKSSNEDTISEKPDLSASNSNPSALPPAVPSSFSVASPLTLSQDESRSIKSESDLTIEVDSVAEESQEGLCESESANGFEASTTSSNCSIAVQEREIGEKGQKRPSDSNSGTLAKKQKRTPKRTSAAAKNEKNGTGQSSDSEDLPVLDSSSKCTPVKHINASKPQKISRSPARVISPHIKDGEKDKHREKHHHQNASPRVYKWSFQLNELDNMTSTERISFLQEKLQEIRKYYMSLKSEVATIDRRRKRLKKKDREVSHTGASMSSASSDTGMSPSSSSPPQNVLAVECR